From the genome of Flavobacterium luteolum, one region includes:
- a CDS encoding DUF6428 family protein, which translates to MKLSEVKQILPTLDNVEFQLENGTFVPEHFHVTEVGVVTKNFIDCGGVIRNEKAVNFQLWDANDFEHRLKPNKLLNIIQLSEDKLKIEDLEIEVEYQSNTIGKYDLEFNGKTFILKNKTTACLAQDACGIPAEKQKINRTQLTNDSASCCTPNSGCC; encoded by the coding sequence ATGAAATTATCAGAAGTAAAACAGATTTTGCCAACATTAGATAATGTGGAATTTCAATTAGAAAATGGAACTTTTGTACCAGAACATTTTCATGTGACAGAAGTTGGAGTAGTTACCAAAAATTTTATTGATTGTGGTGGAGTAATCAGAAATGAAAAAGCAGTAAACTTTCAGCTTTGGGATGCTAACGATTTTGAACATCGTTTAAAACCTAACAAACTATTGAACATCATTCAGCTGTCTGAAGATAAATTAAAAATCGAAGACTTAGAGATTGAAGTGGAATACCAAAGTAATACAATTGGCAAGTATGATTTAGAGTTTAATGGAAAAACATTTATTCTAAAAAATAAAACAACAGCTTGTTTAGCACAAGATGCATGCGGAATTCCAGCAGAAAAGCAAAAGATCAATCGTACTCAATTAACTAATGACTCTGCTTCTTGCTGTACTCCAAATTCGGGATGCTGCTAA
- a CDS encoding porin family protein, translating into MKKILLLAVFTVLGFANVNAQEIKFGAKAGLNFSTVNGSKTNNIDYVTSYHVGVVSEIPISDKFSFQPEIMYSRQGYTFNNDIVAMNYLNIPLMGKYYVTKGLSLEAGPQIGFLLSAKNEGVKVTNSYTTFDFGANFGIGYKLENGLNFGARYNLGITKVDTDNRNGVFQVSVGYFFF; encoded by the coding sequence ATGAAAAAAATTTTATTGCTAGCTGTTTTTACAGTTTTAGGATTTGCGAATGTTAATGCCCAAGAAATTAAATTTGGAGCTAAAGCAGGTTTAAACTTTTCAACTGTTAATGGAAGTAAAACCAATAACATTGATTATGTAACATCTTATCATGTTGGCGTTGTATCAGAAATTCCAATATCTGATAAATTTTCCTTCCAGCCTGAAATAATGTATTCTCGCCAAGGATATACCTTCAATAATGATATCGTTGCTATGAATTATTTGAATATTCCATTAATGGGAAAATATTACGTAACAAAAGGATTGAGTCTTGAAGCTGGACCGCAAATTGGCTTTTTGCTTTCTGCTAAAAATGAAGGAGTGAAAGTAACAAATTCATACACTACTTTTGATTTTGGCGCTAATTTTGGCATAGGCTATAAACTAGAAAACGGACTTAATTTTGGTGCAAGATATAACTTAGGAATAACTAAGGTTGATACTGATAATAGAAATGGAGTATTTCAAGTATCTGTTGGCTACTTCTTTTTCTAA
- a CDS encoding ThuA domain-containing protein: MNHPFSIKKSFLFSFIVLTSYFLVSFHIKNTEQIASYKTKKVLIFSKTNGFRHESIPAGIAAIKKLGQENHFIVDTTEDSLAINSKNLKQYQAVIFLSASGNVLDKNQKLALQKFIENGNGFVGIHSATNCEPDWSWYTQMIGGIFEGHPEPQNAKLIIVDHEHLSTKHLPAIWERKDEWYNFKCVNPNVNVLIKIDESSYKGGKHGANHPLAWYHEYDGGRVFYTALGHSSESYSDPLFLQHLLGGINYAIDR; encoded by the coding sequence ATGAACCACCCGTTTTCAATAAAAAAATCATTTTTATTCAGCTTCATTGTACTAACAAGCTATTTTCTAGTTTCTTTCCATATAAAAAATACAGAACAGATCGCTTCTTATAAAACTAAAAAAGTACTAATTTTTTCTAAAACTAATGGCTTCAGACATGAAAGCATTCCTGCTGGAATTGCAGCGATAAAAAAACTGGGACAGGAAAATCATTTTATTGTAGACACTACCGAAGATTCTCTGGCAATTAATTCAAAAAACTTAAAGCAATACCAAGCCGTTATATTTTTAAGTGCCTCGGGTAATGTTTTAGACAAAAACCAAAAATTGGCTTTACAAAAATTCATAGAAAATGGAAATGGTTTTGTAGGCATTCATTCCGCTACAAACTGCGAGCCAGATTGGTCTTGGTACACGCAAATGATCGGCGGAATTTTTGAAGGACATCCTGAACCACAAAATGCTAAACTTATAATTGTAGATCATGAACATTTGTCTACAAAACATCTTCCTGCAATTTGGGAACGAAAAGACGAATGGTACAATTTTAAATGTGTAAATCCAAACGTAAACGTTCTTATAAAAATTGATGAATCTTCATATAAAGGCGGCAAACATGGCGCTAATCATCCCTTGGCATGGTATCATGAATATGATGGCGGAAGAGTATTTTACACTGCTTTAGGGCACAGCTCTGAAAGTTACAGCGACCCTCTTTTTTTACAGCATTTGCTTGGAGGAATTAATTACGCTATTGACAGATAA
- the era gene encoding GTPase Era, which translates to MSHKAGFVNIIGNPNVGKSTLMNAFVGERLSIITSKAQTTRHRILGIVNGEDFQLVLSDTPGIIKPAYEMQESMMNFVKSAFEDADILIYMVEIGEQDLKDEDFFKKIIHAKIPVLLLLNKIDNSNQEQLEQQVTFWKEKVPNAEIFPISALQNFNVPEVFGRIIELLPESPPYYPKDQLTDKPERFFVNETIREKILLNYAKEIPYAVEIVTEEFHETDSIIRIRSVIMVERDTQKGIIIGHKGAALKKVGTDARADLEKFFGKQIHIELYVKVNKNWRSNANMLKRFGYNQ; encoded by the coding sequence ATGTCACATAAAGCAGGTTTCGTAAATATTATCGGAAATCCAAATGTTGGAAAATCAACATTGATGAACGCTTTCGTTGGAGAACGATTGTCGATCATTACATCAAAAGCACAAACTACACGCCATAGAATTCTTGGAATTGTAAACGGAGAAGACTTTCAATTGGTTTTGTCTGATACTCCTGGAATCATCAAACCAGCGTACGAAATGCAGGAATCGATGATGAACTTTGTAAAATCGGCTTTTGAAGATGCTGACATTTTAATCTACATGGTCGAAATAGGTGAGCAGGACCTGAAAGACGAAGACTTCTTCAAGAAAATCATTCATGCTAAGATTCCGGTTTTATTGCTTTTAAATAAAATCGATAATTCAAACCAAGAACAATTAGAACAGCAAGTTACTTTCTGGAAAGAGAAAGTGCCAAATGCAGAAATTTTTCCAATTTCAGCATTGCAGAACTTCAACGTTCCAGAAGTTTTCGGAAGAATTATCGAATTATTGCCAGAATCACCACCTTATTATCCAAAAGACCAATTAACAGACAAACCAGAACGTTTCTTTGTTAACGAAACCATTCGTGAGAAAATCTTATTGAATTACGCTAAGGAAATTCCATACGCAGTAGAAATCGTAACAGAAGAATTTCATGAAACCGATTCTATTATCCGAATCCGTTCAGTAATTATGGTTGAACGTGACACGCAAAAAGGAATCATTATCGGACATAAAGGTGCAGCACTGAAAAAAGTAGGAACAGATGCCCGAGCTGATTTAGAGAAATTCTTTGGAAAACAAATTCACATTGAGCTTTATGTAAAAGTGAACAAAAACTGGAGAAGCAACGCCAATATGCTGAAACGTTTCGGATATAATCAATAG
- a CDS encoding exopolyphosphatase codes for MLKKHNPKFLFFTLLTLFFSVTAFSQKSIYAGIEIGRRAIKVSVIDVSNIRKADYKILSFWTERIPFADHITANGELTAEDITKTSVIVTNQLQKIKAENKILEENIFVVAAPVFASARNIDVLKNKIALLTSKQLEILDVNEEAKTLVKGAIPPVDFANAFLLDIGAQTTKGGYIDELKDGKLEFVPLELSFGTMTLTDAVEKTVVNKSQVNDMSTYQEKSFDYNVILRKKTKELFDANPPLAKKDKLYLSGGAVWAFSTLFYDENVNKDHYVSLTLQDVIDYDAVLKNNFGKFTNLAKTNKEAARVLSTYDQKYLISANNILVTCLESIPDYATKKIYFVKEGQVIWLISYIADRSKKINTNF; via the coding sequence ATGCTTAAAAAACACAACCCCAAATTTTTATTTTTTACCCTTTTAACTTTATTTTTTTCTGTTACTGCATTTTCACAAAAAAGCATTTATGCAGGAATCGAAATTGGTCGTAGAGCCATAAAAGTTTCAGTTATTGATGTAAGCAACATCAGAAAAGCCGATTATAAAATCCTTTCTTTTTGGACTGAAAGAATTCCGTTTGCTGACCATATTACTGCTAATGGAGAACTTACTGCAGAAGATATCACTAAAACTAGTGTTATCGTTACCAACCAATTGCAAAAAATTAAAGCCGAAAACAAAATTCTTGAAGAAAACATTTTTGTTGTAGCTGCTCCTGTTTTTGCATCTGCCCGTAACATCGATGTATTAAAAAACAAAATCGCACTTTTAACTAGCAAACAGCTAGAAATATTAGACGTTAACGAGGAAGCAAAAACACTTGTAAAAGGTGCTATTCCTCCTGTTGATTTTGCTAATGCTTTCCTTCTTGATATTGGTGCTCAAACTACAAAAGGAGGTTATATTGACGAACTTAAAGACGGTAAATTAGAATTTGTTCCATTAGAACTTAGTTTTGGAACAATGACGCTTACTGATGCCGTAGAAAAGACAGTGGTAAATAAAAGTCAGGTGAACGATATGTCGACTTATCAAGAAAAATCTTTTGACTATAATGTAATTCTACGCAAAAAGACTAAAGAGTTATTTGATGCCAATCCTCCTTTAGCAAAAAAAGATAAACTATATTTATCTGGTGGTGCTGTTTGGGCGTTTTCAACTCTTTTCTATGATGAGAATGTAAATAAAGATCATTATGTTTCTTTAACTCTTCAAGATGTTATCGATTATGATGCTGTTCTTAAAAACAACTTCGGTAAGTTTACAAACCTTGCAAAAACAAACAAAGAGGCCGCAAGAGTTTTAAGCACTTACGATCAAAAATACTTAATTTCTGCTAACAACATTCTTGTAACTTGTCTTGAAAGTATTCCAGACTATGCTACAAAGAAAATCTACTTTGTAAAAGAAGGACAGGTAATCTGGTTGATCTCTTACATTGCAGATCGTTCGAAAAAGATCAATACTAATTTCTAA
- a CDS encoding ArsR/SmtB family transcription factor, translating into MGATKTEHFTDAQNQIATIAKALGHPARIAIIEYLLKVNECICGDIVNELPLAQPTVSQHLKELKNAGIIKGNISGNAICYCIDEKTIDILNSYFLNITQTISKSKCC; encoded by the coding sequence ATGGGAGCAACTAAGACTGAACATTTTACAGACGCACAAAATCAAATTGCTACAATTGCTAAAGCATTAGGGCATCCTGCAAGAATTGCTATAATCGAATATTTACTAAAAGTGAATGAATGTATTTGTGGCGATATTGTAAACGAACTGCCTCTTGCCCAACCTACAGTTTCTCAGCATTTAAAAGAGCTGAAAAACGCTGGCATTATAAAAGGAAATATCTCAGGAAATGCCATTTGCTATTGTATTGACGAAAAAACAATTGACATTTTAAACTCCTATTTTTTAAACATCACACAAACTATTTCAAAATCAAAATGTTGCTAA
- a CDS encoding helix-turn-helix domain-containing protein, giving the protein MIFTIFFNTAIFQGIVLGAIILKSPLFKSKANRYLAYAIFALSVLIANLIFEIIDLYSSMPFLRFLDDVEWAFLFPVLIFMFVIHQVNHPIRNSKKILWLYAPFLYSAVTNVFYDFDAVAHIFTIPHFFKSILETIGSFDFYLVLVFMPFMAVYTFRFIKFSKDKQEKKWITFLWFLVYILMLSWMVAILMGLLFEYDLSYIMQILALFATFLIHCTAYYGVFRYRLADNKIGIEERLNKKTVLDDEMLIEEVTLKKGNDVNGLEIFTKENPYFKRLEILCEEHQIYRDSNLNREKVAEQLGISAGYVSQLVNMITGDNFANYINNYRVEAVKEMILDSDYENYSLLAIGLESGFTSKTTFHNAFKKSTGMTPNSFRNTNK; this is encoded by the coding sequence TTGATCTTTACTATTTTTTTTAACACGGCAATTTTTCAAGGAATAGTTCTTGGAGCAATTATTTTAAAATCACCACTATTTAAGAGTAAGGCCAATAGATATCTGGCTTATGCAATATTTGCGCTTTCAGTGCTTATTGCCAATCTCATCTTCGAAATAATTGATCTTTACAGCAGCATGCCTTTTCTGCGTTTTCTGGATGATGTCGAATGGGCATTTCTTTTTCCGGTTCTGATTTTTATGTTTGTTATACATCAGGTAAACCACCCTATTAGAAATTCCAAAAAAATTCTATGGCTGTATGCTCCGTTTCTATATTCAGCTGTTACAAATGTTTTTTATGACTTTGATGCTGTTGCGCATATTTTTACAATTCCGCACTTTTTTAAAAGCATTTTAGAAACTATAGGGAGTTTTGATTTTTATCTTGTTTTGGTATTTATGCCTTTTATGGCTGTTTATACTTTCAGGTTTATTAAATTTTCAAAAGATAAACAGGAAAAGAAATGGATCACTTTTTTATGGTTTTTGGTTTATATATTAATGCTTTCCTGGATGGTGGCTATTCTGATGGGATTGCTTTTTGAATACGATCTTTCATATATTATGCAGATTCTGGCGTTGTTTGCCACATTTTTAATTCATTGTACAGCTTATTATGGTGTGTTCAGATACAGACTGGCTGACAATAAAATAGGAATAGAAGAACGGTTAAATAAAAAAACTGTATTAGATGATGAAATGCTTATCGAAGAAGTAACTCTTAAAAAAGGGAATGATGTAAATGGTTTAGAAATCTTTACAAAAGAAAACCCTTATTTTAAGAGACTGGAAATACTTTGCGAAGAACATCAGATTTATAGAGACAGCAATCTAAACAGAGAAAAAGTAGCAGAACAGCTAGGAATAAGTGCGGGATATGTTTCGCAGCTCGTTAATATGATCACAGGAGATAATTTTGCCAATTACATAAATAACTATCGGGTTGAAGCCGTGAAAGAAATGATTCTCGATTCAGACTATGAAAACTACAGCTTGCTGGCAATAGGATTAGAATCTGGATTTACTTCAAAGACAACATTTCATAACGCTTTCAAAAAATCTACAGGTATGACACCAAATAGTTTTCGGAATACCAATAAATAA
- a CDS encoding DUF1254 domain-containing protein, which produces MKNYKLLSGLFLVAISLLTSSCKQNSGKSETDSSALKDSTAVTSDSVAQKNSVPVTAANFNRAETDLYFTTSVKDAGGIGNIHHYRTLMPIDKQAVIRANRDVLYSSGVYDLDAGPITVTLPDPGKRFMSMQTIDEDQYSETYYAPGTFTFTKEKIGTRYLMLGIRTFIDPNDPNDLPKVTALQDAIKISQKDKGTFSVPNWDLVSQKKVRDSLIGVSKKLTDTKGMFGLKGKIDETRHLLGSATGWGGNPEKDALYLSVYPKKNDGKTVYKLKVKNVPVDGFWSISVYNKEGYFEKNDLNMYTLNNITAKKDADGSITIQFGGCDGKTPNCIPVTAGWNYWVRLYRPHKEILNGSWKFPEAVEVK; this is translated from the coding sequence ATGAAAAATTACAAATTATTATCAGGTCTATTTTTAGTTGCTATATCGTTACTAACTTCTTCCTGCAAACAGAATAGCGGCAAATCAGAAACGGATTCTTCTGCATTAAAAGATTCAACTGCTGTGACTTCTGATTCAGTCGCACAAAAAAATAGTGTTCCTGTTACTGCTGCAAATTTTAACCGCGCAGAAACAGATCTCTACTTTACAACTTCGGTTAAAGATGCTGGTGGTATTGGTAATATACATCATTATAGAACTTTAATGCCAATTGACAAACAAGCTGTAATTCGTGCTAACCGAGATGTCTTGTATTCTTCTGGAGTTTATGATCTCGATGCTGGACCAATAACTGTTACACTGCCAGATCCTGGAAAACGTTTTATGTCTATGCAGACTATCGACGAAGATCAATATTCTGAAACGTACTACGCTCCTGGAACTTTTACCTTTACAAAGGAAAAAATCGGGACACGTTATTTGATGTTAGGAATAAGAACTTTTATTGATCCTAACGATCCGAATGATTTACCGAAAGTTACGGCATTGCAAGATGCAATTAAAATTAGCCAAAAAGATAAAGGAACTTTTTCGGTTCCAAATTGGGATCTAGTTAGTCAAAAGAAAGTTAGAGATTCTTTAATTGGTGTTTCTAAAAAATTAACTGATACAAAAGGAATGTTTGGCTTAAAAGGTAAAATTGATGAAACACGCCATTTATTAGGAAGCGCAACAGGATGGGGCGGAAATCCAGAAAAAGATGCACTTTATCTTTCTGTTTATCCTAAAAAAAATGACGGAAAAACGGTCTATAAACTTAAAGTAAAAAATGTTCCTGTAGATGGATTTTGGTCTATAAGTGTATACAATAAAGAAGGTTATTTTGAGAAAAACGATCTCAATATGTATACCTTAAATAATATTACAGCAAAAAAAGATGCTGACGGATCGATCACTATTCAGTTTGGAGGTTGTGACGGAAAAACACCAAATTGTATTCCGGTTACTGCTGGCTGGAATTATTGGGTTAGACTTTATCGTCCGCACAAAGAAATACTTAATGGCTCATGGAAATTTCCTGAAGCAGTTGAAGTTAAATAA
- a CDS encoding GIY-YIG nuclease family protein — protein sequence MIERFKSHNLLETKGYTPKFRPWEVIHVEFFNSKFEAIKREKYLKTGIGREFIKNLILNI from the coding sequence TTGATTGAAAGATTTAAATCACATAACCTCCTTGAAACAAAAGGTTATACTCCAAAATTCAGGCCGTGGGAAGTTATTCATGTAGAATTCTTCAATTCAAAATTTGAAGCCATTAAAAGAGAAAAATATTTAAAGACAGGAATTGGAAGAGAGTTTATTAAAAATCTAATTCTTAACATTTAA
- a CDS encoding DUF1254 domain-containing protein gives MRNLTAFFIVTLLAVTACKKEPSKENQETANAMSTDSITAIAKEAWIYGYPIFYNYKAIYSSAINKGAKEYSGFNKFKSVAASATPADTLIITINNDTPYSMAPINVSDEPVILEVPKIESDRYYVMQLVDLYTFNFEYVGSRATGNNAGKYLIAGPDWKGETPKGIDKVLHSETNLIYLVGRTQLHDPADVSNLKKIQAQYKLIPLHEYTKQPAPPVKKYNLPLPVWKESDYGSLQFISALNALLQYANEDSSEKELRKRFAKIGIVPGQPFDSSKYSPETIKAIEKGIAEAKEELNSKIDNVKDAGSLFGTRAELKNNFLNRAIAAAAGIYGNTKEEAVYTGSNVDKDNQQLLGNNKYVLKFTKDQLPEAKYFWSITMYNLPKRFLVPNSINRYSIGNKTKGLKYEPNGDLVIYLQSTSPGKDKESNWLPTPKDEKFIFVMRIYGPQPDVINNIWKMPLPEIVK, from the coding sequence ATGAGAAATTTAACCGCTTTTTTTATCGTCACACTTTTAGCAGTAACTGCCTGCAAAAAAGAACCATCAAAAGAAAATCAAGAAACAGCAAATGCAATGTCTACTGACTCCATAACTGCTATTGCAAAAGAAGCCTGGATATACGGCTATCCAATATTTTATAATTACAAAGCTATTTACTCCAGTGCAATCAACAAAGGAGCTAAAGAATATTCAGGATTTAACAAATTCAAAAGCGTAGCTGCAAGCGCAACTCCCGCAGATACTTTAATCATAACCATAAATAACGATACTCCGTACTCAATGGCACCAATTAATGTTTCAGACGAACCTGTTATTCTTGAAGTGCCAAAAATAGAAAGCGATCGATATTATGTAATGCAGTTAGTAGATCTCTACACCTTCAATTTTGAATATGTAGGATCGCGAGCAACTGGCAATAATGCAGGTAAATATCTTATTGCAGGACCAGATTGGAAAGGAGAAACTCCTAAAGGCATTGATAAGGTTTTACATTCTGAAACCAATTTAATATATCTTGTAGGCCGTACTCAATTACACGATCCAGCCGATGTATCAAATCTTAAAAAAATACAGGCTCAATATAAATTAATTCCGTTGCATGAATACACAAAACAGCCCGCTCCTCCTGTAAAAAAATACAATCTACCTTTACCAGTCTGGAAAGAAAGCGATTATGGTTCGCTTCAATTTATCAGTGCGCTAAATGCTTTATTACAATATGCAAACGAAGACAGCAGCGAAAAAGAACTGAGAAAGCGTTTTGCCAAAATTGGAATTGTGCCAGGACAACCTTTTGACAGTTCAAAATATTCGCCAGAAACGATAAAAGCAATTGAAAAAGGAATTGCTGAAGCCAAAGAAGAACTGAACTCTAAAATAGACAATGTCAAAGATGCCGGAAGTCTTTTTGGTACGCGCGCTGAGCTTAAAAATAACTTTCTAAATCGTGCAATTGCAGCAGCTGCTGGAATTTACGGAAACACCAAAGAGGAAGCTGTTTATACCGGAAGCAACGTTGATAAAGACAATCAGCAGCTTTTAGGAAACAATAAATATGTATTAAAATTTACTAAAGATCAGCTGCCTGAAGCCAAATACTTTTGGAGCATCACGATGTACAATCTTCCTAAACGTTTTCTTGTGCCAAATTCAATTAACAGATATTCTATTGGCAATAAAACCAAAGGTTTAAAGTATGAGCCAAACGGAGATTTAGTTATTTATCTGCAAAGCACTTCACCAGGAAAAGACAAAGAAAGCAACTGGCTTCCGACACCTAAAGATGAAAAATTCATATTTGTGATGAGAATCTATGGTCCGCAACCAGATGTTATTAATAACATTTGGAAAATGCCTCTTCCGGAAATTGTAAAATGA
- the der gene encoding ribosome biogenesis GTPase Der, whose protein sequence is MSNNIVAIVGRPNVGKSTLFNRLIQRREAIVDSVSGVTRDRNYGKSEWNGKEFSVIDTGGYVRGSDDVFEGEIRKQVELAIDEADVIIFVVDVEEGITPMDETVAKLLRKVTKPVLLAVNKVDNAMREKDAVEFYNLGLGDYFTFASISGSGTGDLLDALIDAFPEKPEVEVKEDLPRFAVVGRPNAGKSSFINALIGKDRYIVTDIAGTTRDAIDTKFDRFGFEFNLVDTAGIRRKAKVKEDLEFYSVMRSVRAIEHADICILVIDATRGFEGQDQSIFWLAEKNRKGVVILVNKWDLVEKDTMSTRDYEEKIKKELMPFTDVPILFVSALTKQRLLKALEATVQVYENRKQRIATSKFNEYMLKVIEAYPPPATKGKYVKIKYCMQLPTQTPQFVFFANMPQYVKEPYKRYLENKIREKWDFAGVPIDIYIREK, encoded by the coding sequence ATGAGTAATAACATTGTTGCGATAGTAGGAAGACCTAATGTGGGGAAATCAACCCTTTTTAATAGGCTGATACAAAGAAGAGAAGCTATTGTAGATTCAGTATCTGGGGTTACCCGTGATAGAAACTATGGTAAAAGCGAGTGGAACGGAAAAGAGTTTTCTGTCATTGATACCGGTGGATACGTACGCGGAAGCGATGACGTATTTGAAGGCGAAATCCGTAAACAAGTAGAACTTGCTATCGACGAAGCCGATGTTATTATTTTTGTGGTTGATGTTGAAGAAGGAATTACGCCAATGGATGAAACTGTTGCAAAATTGCTTCGTAAAGTAACAAAACCAGTTTTATTGGCTGTAAACAAAGTAGATAACGCAATGCGTGAAAAAGATGCAGTTGAGTTTTATAATCTTGGTTTAGGAGATTATTTCACATTTGCAAGTATTTCAGGAAGTGGAACAGGAGATTTATTGGATGCTTTAATCGATGCTTTTCCAGAAAAACCAGAGGTTGAGGTTAAAGAAGATTTACCACGTTTTGCAGTTGTAGGACGTCCGAATGCAGGAAAATCTAGTTTTATCAATGCCTTAATTGGTAAAGATCGTTATATTGTAACAGATATTGCAGGAACAACTCGTGACGCAATTGATACAAAATTTGACCGTTTTGGTTTCGAATTTAACTTGGTTGATACTGCGGGAATTCGTCGTAAAGCAAAAGTAAAAGAAGATTTAGAGTTTTACTCTGTAATGCGTTCTGTACGTGCAATCGAACATGCTGATATCTGTATCTTAGTGATTGATGCAACACGTGGATTTGAAGGTCAGGATCAAAGTATTTTTTGGTTGGCAGAGAAAAACCGTAAAGGTGTTGTGATTTTGGTAAACAAATGGGACTTAGTAGAAAAAGACACTATGTCTACGCGTGATTACGAAGAGAAAATCAAAAAAGAATTGATGCCTTTTACAGATGTGCCAATTTTATTCGTCTCTGCTTTAACGAAACAGCGTTTATTAAAAGCGCTTGAAGCAACAGTTCAAGTTTATGAAAACAGAAAACAAAGAATTGCAACTTCAAAATTCAACGAGTATATGTTGAAAGTAATTGAAGCGTATCCGCCACCAGCAACAAAAGGAAAATATGTAAAGATTAAATATTGTATGCAATTGCCAACGCAAACACCTCAGTTTGTATTTTTTGCTAATATGCCTCAATATGTAAAAGAACCTTATAAAAGATATTTAGAAAATAAAATTCGAGAGAAATGGGATTTCGCAGGAGTTCCGATCGATATTTACATCAGAGAAAAATAA